A portion of the Algisphaera agarilytica genome contains these proteins:
- a CDS encoding glycoside hydrolase family 117 protein yields MSEDAFPYTVTPEVWDRPLSAAMQRQADTRPFSRPEENPLFTNFKYTPLVGFDYSDGDGTVSRRDPSKIIYENGQYYVWYTKRDTETPCLGMEGAKDATDTVASADWDLGEVWYATSKDGFVWEEQGVAVPRPPKPQVGWRAVCTPDILKWEGRFYLYYQAFTEPSGLRGDYCPIAVSHSDSPDGPWTPVDAEVIPTGKEGEWDQYAVHGPCMLVRDGKIYCYYKSAFNRPGCVWITMGLAISDDPLKPFEKHPLNPVLNSGHEVTLFPWKSGIAAMVLRDGPEHYTIQYAEDGVNFEIASIVEFGPNAAKFYTPDAFTDTGDGQGVTWGFGHFINAGTPDKQYSVLTRFDCDLRREPGDPAFKSTRVFHKPEFYYAQPLTPEQRKQRERDAVGG; encoded by the coding sequence ATGTCTGAAGACGCGTTTCCGTACACCGTGACGCCCGAGGTTTGGGACCGACCGCTCAGCGCCGCGATGCAGCGTCAGGCCGACACCCGGCCGTTCTCACGCCCGGAAGAGAACCCGCTGTTCACCAACTTCAAGTACACGCCCCTGGTCGGCTTCGACTACAGCGACGGCGATGGCACCGTCTCGCGCCGCGACCCCTCGAAGATCATCTACGAGAACGGGCAGTACTACGTCTGGTACACCAAACGCGACACCGAGACGCCTTGCCTGGGCATGGAAGGCGCCAAGGACGCGACCGACACCGTCGCCTCGGCCGACTGGGACCTCGGCGAAGTGTGGTACGCCACGAGCAAAGACGGCTTTGTCTGGGAAGAGCAGGGCGTCGCGGTGCCGCGTCCGCCCAAGCCGCAAGTGGGTTGGCGCGCGGTGTGCACGCCCGACATCCTGAAGTGGGAAGGGCGGTTCTACCTGTACTACCAGGCGTTCACCGAGCCCAGCGGTTTGCGGGGTGACTACTGCCCGATCGCGGTGTCGCACTCGGATTCGCCCGATGGGCCGTGGACGCCCGTCGATGCGGAGGTGATCCCGACGGGCAAGGAAGGCGAGTGGGACCAGTACGCGGTGCACGGCCCGTGCATGCTCGTGCGCGACGGCAAGATCTACTGCTACTACAAGTCCGCGTTCAATCGCCCGGGCTGCGTGTGGATCACGATGGGCCTGGCGATCTCCGACGACCCGCTGAAGCCGTTCGAGAAGCACCCGCTTAACCCCGTGCTCAACTCGGGGCACGAGGTGACGCTGTTCCCGTGGAAGTCGGGCATCGCGGCGATGGTGCTGCGTGACGGGCCCGAGCACTACACGATCCAGTACGCGGAAGACGGGGTGAACTTCGAGATCGCCTCGATCGTTGAGTTCGGCCCGAACGCCGCGAAGTTCTACACCCCCGACGCCTTCACCGACACCGGCGACGGGCAGGGCGTGACCTGGGGCTTTGGCCACTTCATCAACGCGGGCACGCCGGACAAGCAGTACTCGGTGCTGACGCGGTTCGACTGCGACCTCCGCCGTGAACCCGGCGACCCGGCGTTTAAATCCACGCGCGTCTTCCACAAGCCCGAGTTCTACTACGCCCAGCCGTTGACGCCTGAGCAGCGCAAGCAGCGCGAGCGGGATGCCGTAGGCGGGTAG
- a CDS encoding glycoside hydrolase family 117 protein has translation MSTEAFPYTVTPDTKNRELSAAMKRSFYHYPNERPEDNPLFTNFKYTPLKGFDYSDGDGTTTRRDPSKILFENGKYYVWYTKRDTETPCLGMKGAKDATDTVASADWDLAEVWYATSDDGFTWEEQGVAVPRPPKPQVGFRSVCTPDILKWKGRFYLYYQAFTEPSGLRGDYCPIAVSHSDSPDGPWTPEEGVIIPTGKEGEWDQFAVHGPCMLVHNDKIYCYYKSAFNRPDRLWVAMGLAISDDPLKPFEKHPLNPVMNSGHEVAMFPFKEGVAALLIQDGNEHYTMQYAEDWVNFDIASIVELAPTAAKFFDPDAFEDSGDGPGVTWGLCHFVNAGGPGTEHSILARFDCDLRRDKFDPLFKTTKYLHKPEFYFSHPLPEEKQKERAAAKPQ, from the coding sequence ATGTCCACCGAAGCCTTCCCGTATACCGTCACCCCCGACACCAAGAACCGCGAGCTCAGTGCCGCGATGAAGCGCAGCTTCTACCACTACCCCAACGAGCGCCCCGAAGACAACCCGCTGTTCACCAACTTCAAGTACACCCCGCTCAAGGGCTTCGACTACAGCGACGGCGACGGCACCACCACCCGCCGTGACCCGTCGAAGATCCTGTTCGAGAACGGCAAGTACTACGTCTGGTACACCAAGCGCGACACCGAAACGCCTTGCTTGGGGATGAAGGGCGCGAAGGACGCGACCGACACCGTGGCCTCGGCCGACTGGGACCTGGCCGAAGTCTGGTACGCGACCAGTGACGACGGCTTCACCTGGGAAGAGCAGGGCGTCGCCGTGCCGCGCCCGCCCAAGCCGCAGGTCGGCTTCCGCTCGGTGTGCACGCCCGACATCCTCAAGTGGAAGGGGCGGTTCTACCTCTACTACCAGGCCTTCACCGAGCCGAGCGGTCTGCGGGGCGACTACTGCCCGATCGCGGTGTCGCACTCCGACTCGCCCGATGGGCCGTGGACCCCGGAAGAAGGCGTGATCATCCCCACCGGCAAGGAAGGCGAGTGGGACCAGTTTGCGGTTCACGGCCCGTGCATGCTCGTCCACAACGACAAGATCTACTGCTACTACAAGTCCGCGTTCAACCGCCCCGACCGGTTGTGGGTCGCGATGGGGCTGGCGATCTCGGACGATCCGCTGAAGCCGTTCGAGAAGCACCCGCTGAACCCGGTGATGAACTCCGGCCACGAGGTCGCGATGTTCCCGTTCAAGGAAGGCGTCGCGGCGCTGCTCATCCAGGACGGCAACGAGCACTACACCATGCAGTACGCCGAGGACTGGGTGAACTTCGACATCGCGTCGATCGTCGAGCTCGCGCCCACCGCCGCGAAGTTCTTCGACCCCGACGCGTTCGAAGACAGCGGCGACGGCCCAGGCGTGACCTGGGGCTTGTGTCACTTCGTCAACGCGGGCGGCCCGGGCACGGAACACTCGATCCTGGCGCGGTTCGACTGCGACCTGCGTCGCGACAAATTCGACCCGCTGTTCAAGACGACCAAGTACCTGCACAAGCCCGAGTTCTACTTCTCGCATCCGCTGCCGGAAGAGAAGCAAAAGGAACGTGCTGCGGCGAAGCCGCAGTGA
- a CDS encoding bifunctional 4-hydroxy-2-oxoglutarate aldolase/2-dehydro-3-deoxy-phosphogluconate aldolase, with product MDLAERFESAVARCPVVGIFRWPEPVDVVPVVRALGAGGLGLVEVTMNTPGVCESIRAVRKARTDEDTGLIGAGTVLDVESAERAVEAGAEFLVTPTTELPVVQWAVERGVPVLPGAFTPSEALAAWRAGATAVKVFPAEDLGPRYIGNVLAPLDMLRLVPTGHLTLDDLPDYFRAGATAVGVGGTMIDPDLVRRGDWEGLTERAKVWCEAANLARGHQ from the coding sequence ATGGACCTTGCAGAACGATTTGAGTCGGCGGTGGCGCGTTGCCCGGTGGTGGGGATTTTTCGTTGGCCCGAGCCGGTGGATGTCGTGCCGGTGGTGCGGGCGCTCGGCGCGGGGGGCTTGGGGTTGGTCGAGGTGACGATGAACACGCCGGGGGTGTGCGAGTCGATCCGGGCGGTGCGTAAAGCGCGGACGGATGAAGACACGGGGCTGATCGGCGCGGGGACGGTGTTGGATGTGGAGTCGGCCGAGCGTGCGGTGGAGGCGGGGGCGGAGTTTTTGGTAACGCCGACGACGGAGCTGCCGGTGGTTCAATGGGCGGTGGAGCGGGGGGTGCCGGTATTGCCGGGCGCGTTCACGCCGAGCGAGGCGTTGGCGGCGTGGCGGGCGGGGGCGACGGCGGTGAAGGTCTTCCCGGCCGAGGACCTGGGGCCGCGGTACATCGGCAACGTGTTGGCCCCCTTGGACATGCTCCGCCTGGTCCCGACGGGGCACCTGACGCTGGATGACTTGCCCGACTATTTCCGGGCGGGGGCGACCGCGGTGGGCGTGGGGGGGACGATGATCGATCCCGACTTGGTCCGCCGGGGTGATTGGGAGGGCTTAACCGAGCGGGCCAAGGTCTGGTGCGAGGCGGCTAATCTCGCCCGCGGCCACCAGTAG
- a CDS encoding family 16 glycosylhydrolase: MNLRVCCGLLIVCLLFCVAGVSVSEPTEKKKRIPKPPVKAPAGYKWVLNEQYSDEFDGDELDRTKWNNIFPGWKGRPPGLFVAENVSVEKGFLTIKSTPLDPPQEDGKWTIACGAIQSVEQGAFYGYYETRVKASSVATSTTFWLKRRPHKDDEIVKSTELDIMEAVGNAQRFPAFATQMKSNTHVVYRDIPDAEGNPTNLKQGGNTNLPKGKRVNTAFHRYGCWWVDATTMHFYLNGKKVHTIEFPTDIEPTPFDKPMFLNAVCETYSWEHPPIMENLKNDRLNTTRYDYIRAWTLEKIDAGE; encoded by the coding sequence ATGAATCTTCGCGTCTGCTGCGGTCTGCTGATTGTTTGTTTGCTGTTTTGTGTTGCCGGGGTGTCGGTGTCCGAGCCGACGGAGAAGAAGAAGCGTATCCCAAAGCCGCCGGTGAAGGCTCCCGCGGGTTACAAGTGGGTGCTCAACGAGCAGTACAGCGACGAGTTCGATGGCGACGAGCTTGATCGCACCAAGTGGAACAACATCTTCCCCGGCTGGAAGGGTCGGCCGCCCGGTTTGTTTGTCGCGGAGAACGTGAGTGTCGAGAAGGGTTTTCTCACGATCAAGAGCACCCCGCTCGACCCGCCCCAGGAAGACGGCAAGTGGACCATCGCGTGCGGCGCGATCCAGTCGGTCGAGCAGGGCGCGTTCTACGGCTACTACGAGACGCGCGTGAAGGCCTCGAGTGTCGCGACGTCGACCACGTTCTGGCTGAAGCGGCGGCCGCACAAGGACGACGAGATCGTCAAGTCGACCGAGCTCGACATCATGGAAGCGGTCGGCAACGCCCAGCGGTTCCCGGCGTTTGCGACGCAGATGAAGTCCAACACGCACGTGGTGTACCGCGACATCCCCGACGCCGAGGGCAATCCCACCAACCTGAAGCAGGGCGGCAATACCAATCTGCCCAAGGGCAAGCGGGTGAACACCGCGTTCCACCGCTACGGCTGCTGGTGGGTGGACGCGACGACGATGCACTTCTACCTCAACGGCAAGAAGGTGCACACGATCGAGTTCCCGACCGACATCGAGCCCACGCCGTTCGACAAGCCGATGTTTTTGAACGCCGTGTGCGAGACGTATTCCTGGGAACACCCGCCGATTATGGAAAACCTGAAAAACGATCGGCTCAACACGACGCGGTACGACTACATCCGCGCTTGGACGCTGGAGAAGATCGACGCGGGGGAATAA
- a CDS encoding glycoside hydrolase family 117 protein, which yields MPTKAFPYTVTPETFDRPLSAAMQRQADKRPYSRPQENPLFTNFKYTPLEGFDYRDGDGTVSRRDASKVIRENGKYYVWYTRRETSAAPVGMGRAKEATGVIPSADWDLAEVWYATSEDGFVWEEQGVAIERPPQPTVGWRSVCTPDILKWEGRFYLYYQAFLEPSGLRGDYCPVCVSSADSPDGPWTRSDGVVLPNGAEGEWDQFAIHDPYPLVHDGQIYIYYKSVFNRPGHMWLGQGLAISRDPLGPFEKHPLNPVMNSGHETALFPYKEGVAALVIRDGPEHYTVQYAKDWVNFEIESIVELMPTAAGLYVPDAFTDSGDGQGVRWGLSHFVNAGTPTTQHSMLTRFDCDLHREPGDPAFKSTTYLHKPETYWAQGLSEEQRAARAEAARNA from the coding sequence ATGCCCACCAAAGCGTTTCCGTACACCGTCACCCCCGAAACTTTTGATCGGCCGCTCAGCGCGGCGATGCAGCGTCAAGCGGACAAGCGGCCTTATTCGCGGCCGCAGGAAAACCCGCTGTTTACGAACTTCAAGTACACGCCGCTCGAAGGTTTCGATTACCGCGATGGTGACGGCACGGTGTCGCGGCGCGATGCGTCGAAGGTGATCCGGGAGAACGGCAAGTACTACGTGTGGTACACACGGCGGGAGACGAGTGCCGCGCCGGTCGGGATGGGTAGAGCTAAGGAAGCGACGGGTGTGATCCCGTCGGCGGACTGGGACTTGGCGGAAGTCTGGTACGCGACGAGCGAGGACGGCTTCGTTTGGGAAGAGCAGGGCGTGGCGATCGAGCGGCCGCCTCAGCCGACGGTGGGTTGGCGGTCGGTATGTACGCCCGACATCCTGAAGTGGGAAGGCAGATTTTACCTTTATTACCAAGCGTTTTTGGAGCCCAGCGGGTTGCGGGGGGACTACTGCCCGGTGTGCGTGTCCTCGGCGGATTCGCCGGACGGCCCCTGGACGCGCAGCGACGGCGTGGTGTTGCCGAACGGCGCTGAGGGCGAGTGGGATCAGTTCGCGATTCATGATCCGTATCCGCTGGTGCACGATGGGCAGATCTATATCTATTACAAGTCGGTGTTCAATCGGCCCGGTCACATGTGGCTGGGGCAGGGTTTGGCGATCAGCCGCGATCCGTTGGGGCCGTTTGAGAAACACCCATTGAACCCGGTGATGAACTCGGGGCACGAGACGGCGCTGTTTCCGTATAAGGAAGGTGTCGCGGCGCTGGTGATCCGCGATGGGCCCGAGCACTACACGGTGCAGTACGCCAAGGACTGGGTGAACTTCGAGATCGAATCGATCGTCGAGTTGATGCCCACGGCGGCGGGGTTGTATGTGCCCGATGCGTTTACCGATTCGGGGGACGGACAGGGCGTGCGTTGGGGGTTGTCGCACTTTGTGAACGCAGGCACGCCGACGACGCAGCACAGCATGCTGACGCGGTTCGATTGTGATCTGCACCGTGAGCCGGGCGACCCGGCGTTCAAGTCGACGACGTATCTGCACAAGCCCGAGACGTATTGGGCGCAGGGGTTGAGCGAAGAGCAGCGGGCGGCGCGGGCGGAGGCGGCGCGGAACGCGTGA
- a CDS encoding sulfatase-like hydrolase/transferase produces MHAVPRLDAHRPIPVPNRALPLHRHASAARLRAPHRVAGAARYSTSVFGKTGWGIRKHLDPDQNQRDDFFDHTVEFQADLEQHGFGDIFYSAGQYDFIDGIISPVFTKETVQYPGGEAHTYHTQRRDEPIPEDELEIKEKVEREFDILRAYTRLNKGLILGGVNPQPAGQTVDGHVVTEFCNHLQNAGKNYETLAGKTAQGVDPDKPLFSHLSFHWPHTPVLPPQEYRNLFKDLPYDLPEFSTDELSRFPPQLVTLYNECKTDGLKDEEKLQAVRDYYAFCAYGDALIGRAVEEFKTYCEKQGREYLIVFTVGDNGWHLGEQGIMAKFGPWRQSLHNAAIVVSSDPDTYPAGQVCHDMVEFVDFAPTLLTGAGIDVDTPEYDHLDGYDLHRTLDGNAPKRDYVLGELNVVCGHRAFLRTDDFAFSMRTRDMWDQGRAPDLNHDVTWALTCDRPKADLALYDLRVDPLERNNVAEDHAYRGLADWFREKLGTIVLGDGRIECDWRKPNSYSLSNFAGGAHDHQLNIPEELIP; encoded by the coding sequence GTGCACGCCGTCCCGAGGCTCGATGCACACCGGCCGATACCCGTTCCGAACCGGGCACTACCGCTTCACCGGCACGCATCAGCAGCCCGACTTCGTGCGCCCCACCGTGTCGCAGGTGCTGCGCGCTACAGCACCTCCGTCTTCGGCAAGACCGGCTGGGGCATCCGCAAACACCTCGACCCCGACCAGAACCAGCGCGACGACTTCTTCGACCACACCGTCGAGTTCCAGGCCGACCTTGAACAACACGGCTTCGGCGACATCTTCTACAGCGCCGGCCAATACGATTTCATCGACGGCATCATCAGCCCCGTCTTCACGAAAGAAACCGTCCAATACCCCGGCGGCGAAGCCCACACCTACCACACCCAGCGACGCGACGAGCCGATCCCCGAAGACGAATTGGAGATCAAAGAGAAGGTCGAACGGGAGTTCGACATCCTGCGTGCCTACACCCGGCTCAACAAGGGGCTCATCCTCGGTGGCGTGAACCCGCAACCCGCCGGGCAAACCGTGGATGGCCACGTCGTCACCGAGTTCTGCAATCACCTGCAAAATGCGGGGAAAAACTACGAAACCCTGGCGGGTAAAACAGCTCAAGGCGTCGACCCCGACAAGCCGTTGTTTAGTCACCTGAGTTTCCACTGGCCGCACACGCCGGTGCTGCCGCCACAGGAGTACCGCAACCTGTTTAAAGACTTGCCGTATGACCTGCCGGAGTTTTCGACGGATGAACTCTCGCGTTTCCCCCCGCAGCTCGTCACGCTGTACAACGAGTGTAAGACCGACGGGCTGAAAGACGAAGAAAAACTCCAGGCCGTCCGCGACTACTACGCGTTCTGTGCTTATGGCGATGCGCTGATCGGCCGGGCGGTGGAGGAATTCAAGACCTACTGCGAGAAACAAGGCCGGGAGTACCTCATCGTCTTCACCGTCGGCGACAACGGCTGGCACCTCGGCGAACAGGGCATCATGGCGAAGTTCGGGCCGTGGCGGCAGTCGCTGCACAACGCCGCCATCGTTGTGTCGTCCGACCCCGACACCTACCCGGCCGGGCAGGTCTGTCACGACATGGTGGAGTTTGTCGACTTCGCGCCGACGCTGCTGACCGGTGCGGGCATCGATGTGGACACACCGGAGTACGACCACCTCGACGGCTACGACCTGCACCGCACGCTCGATGGCAACGCCCCGAAACGCGACTACGTCCTGGGCGAGCTCAACGTCGTCTGCGGCCACCGCGCGTTCCTGCGTACCGACGACTTCGCGTTTTCCATGCGCACCCGCGACATGTGGGACCAGGGCCGCGCGCCCGACCTCAACCACGACGTCACCTGGGCGCTCACCTGCGACCGGCCCAAGGCCGACCTGGCGTTGTACGACCTGCGTGTCGATCCGCTGGAGCGCAACAACGTGGCCGAGGACCACGCCTACCGCGGGCTGGCCGACTGGTTCCGCGAGAAGCTCGGGACCATCGTCCTGGGTGACGGCCGGATCGAGTGCGATTGGAGGAAGCCCAACAGCTACAGCCTCAGCAACTTCGCCGGCGGTGCCCACGACCACCAACTCAACATCCCCGAAGAACTGATCCCGTAG
- a CDS encoding Gfo/Idh/MocA family protein — MSKPTASQPLGLGVLGLGEGRSVISAALSSDRWQLRVLCDLDEELCKERCVEFDFDRYTLSYEDMLADAAVDVVAIYTPDRFHADHIEQALAAGKHVICTKPLIDDLKDAPRLLELAASADRHVFVGQSTRFFEGFMRQRAEFDAGVLGELVTLETHYHADHRWFIDKPMTDPSRYKPLFGGGSHPVDLVRWYLPDIDTVVAYGDMSPNGADVGLVHPDTIHALFRAADGRVAHTSGCYNTPVEPSDFTSEIRCTLRGAQGASHADYPELRYARSAAGKPHHVETYEDKRSHYFRFGGHSHHAGEYQNYIDFFADHLAEGKTPQPGLIEGIGTVAVMAALEHSMATGKQIVMSDFLTAHGLPGDLLAPRD, encoded by the coding sequence ATGTCCAAACCCACCGCCAGCCAACCCCTGGGCCTCGGCGTGCTCGGCCTCGGCGAGGGGCGGAGCGTGATCAGTGCTGCACTCAGCAGCGACCGCTGGCAACTCCGCGTGCTCTGCGACCTCGACGAGGAGCTCTGCAAAGAGCGTTGCGTAGAATTTGATTTCGATCGCTATACGCTGTCCTACGAGGATATGCTCGCCGACGCAGCGGTCGACGTCGTGGCGATCTACACGCCCGACCGTTTCCACGCCGACCACATCGAGCAGGCCCTCGCGGCGGGCAAGCACGTCATCTGCACCAAGCCGCTGATCGACGACCTCAAAGACGCGCCCCGGTTACTCGAGCTCGCCGCCAGCGCAGACCGCCACGTCTTCGTGGGGCAGAGCACGCGGTTCTTCGAGGGGTTTATGCGGCAGCGGGCCGAGTTCGACGCGGGGGTGCTGGGTGAGCTGGTCACGCTCGAGACGCACTACCACGCCGACCACCGCTGGTTCATCGACAAACCCATGACCGATCCGTCGCGGTACAAGCCGTTGTTCGGCGGCGGCAGCCACCCCGTCGACCTCGTCCGCTGGTACCTGCCGGACATCGACACGGTCGTGGCGTACGGCGACATGAGCCCCAACGGCGCAGACGTGGGCCTGGTCCACCCCGACACGATCCATGCGCTGTTCCGTGCTGCGGACGGGCGCGTGGCCCACACGAGTGGTTGCTACAACACGCCGGTGGAGCCGAGCGACTTCACGTCAGAGATCCGCTGCACACTGCGCGGGGCGCAAGGCGCGAGTCACGCCGACTACCCCGAGCTGCGCTACGCCCGCTCGGCCGCCGGCAAGCCGCACCACGTCGAGACCTACGAAGACAAACGATCTCACTACTTCCGCTTCGGCGGCCACTCGCACCACGCCGGCGAATACCAGAACTACATCGACTTCTTCGCGGATCACCTGGCCGAGGGCAAAACACCGCAGCCGGGCCTGATCGAAGGCATCGGGACCGTCGCGGTCATGGCCGCCCTCGAACACTCCATGGCCACCGGCAAGCAGATCGTCATGTCCGACTTCCTCACCGCCCACGGCCTGCCCGGCGACCTGCTCGCCCCTCGAGATTAG
- a CDS encoding class I SAM-dependent methyltransferase — translation MPKYEPFDWYETPIYYDIIFDVDTEKEARFLEQCHELHATPRADPKDGAPGSLSVLEPACGSGRLMAELAGRGHHVAGVDLSAGMLDFARKRFKQDCVTGELLEAPMQDFDFQHAGPFDLAHILVSSFKYLQNGDDAAACLNCVCDHLRVGGVFVLGLHTTEPGQTERVLERWRAQRDHLDVVCTIRSDPPDYRKRTEAMRSRIVARDLKRPADEPKRYESNWTFRTYSPGQLRSLLRKAPRFKHLATYTFHHDIHERTRLDGDDLGVVLVLRRER, via the coding sequence ATGCCCAAGTACGAGCCCTTCGATTGGTACGAAACCCCGATCTATTACGACATCATCTTCGATGTTGATACTGAGAAAGAAGCCCGCTTCCTCGAGCAGTGTCACGAGCTCCACGCGACCCCTCGTGCTGACCCGAAAGACGGCGCACCTGGTTCACTATCGGTCCTCGAACCCGCGTGCGGCAGCGGCCGACTGATGGCCGAGCTCGCGGGGCGCGGGCACCACGTCGCGGGGGTGGACCTCTCAGCGGGCATGCTCGACTTCGCCCGCAAACGCTTCAAGCAAGATTGCGTCACCGGCGAACTGCTCGAAGCGCCGATGCAGGACTTCGACTTCCAGCACGCGGGCCCGTTCGACCTCGCCCACATCCTCGTCAGCTCGTTCAAGTACCTGCAGAACGGTGACGACGCTGCGGCGTGCCTCAACTGCGTCTGCGACCACCTCCGCGTCGGCGGTGTGTTCGTGCTCGGCCTCCACACCACCGAACCCGGCCAGACCGAACGCGTCCTCGAACGTTGGCGGGCCCAACGCGACCACCTCGATGTCGTCTGTACCATCCGCTCCGACCCGCCCGATTATCGAAAGCGCACCGAAGCGATGCGCAGCCGCATCGTTGCGCGCGATCTCAAACGCCCGGCCGACGAACCCAAGCGCTACGAATCCAACTGGACCTTCCGCACCTACAGCCCCGGCCAACTCCGCTCGCTCCTCCGCAAAGCCCCCCGCTTCAAACACCTGGCCACGTACACCTTCCACCACGATATCCACGAACGCACCCGCCTCGACGGCGACGATTTGGGTGTCGTACTCGTGCTGCGGCGCGAACGCTAG